The following nucleotide sequence is from Bombus vancouverensis nearcticus unplaced genomic scaffold, iyBomVanc1_principal scaffold0046, whole genome shotgun sequence.
tttactttctttacaatatctaacaatatattagaatactataaaaaaatattgtatgcacatGAAACTGTTtatagggaaatagcaaaagaattaatcacatattataactaaaacgagattgttaagtagattatattatactgcatatgcgttagtgtttcagctggtaaatatagtttttatatctgaagataaataagatttaattctataaaattgcataatgaattatacatctatctattactattcgtatttccccttagttgtatattgtcaatagcatcaatcacgaacatataaataaatatagaagaaaccgttcggaaatggaaagggaaaaatgaacatggaagacaagaaagttttcttcaggtttagcgtatgcgtgatacgctttgaatgtcttagataaagataaagatactctgctcatttctatttgttccgcagaacgagaaatttgttgtctttcatattggtttttacgattcaatttttgggcagttttccctagcgagtgtcggtccctgtttgatataaccagaccgtaatttatacagatatgtattatagatatatatttgtaaaactgaaatcagatgaaataaatgttgcctgaggttttaaacgtttaataaaaacaatatttcatttggaaaaaatgtaagatatgtaaaattacacattgatcattttgctggtcttgtatcataaaacgtgtggcccgaagagcatgtcacgaccgttatacttcaaatccgacggactgacgatagagataaagatgtggcggcactcggcgacaatgtatatcgctgaagtgcctaatgaaccatcaacatcccaacggtccttccaccgaaggttctagaagaaagagcacgtggcaacgatcgcggacgcctaacaaatgcatggacggtggggatgttgagggatgacaaaagaaagtaatcgaatccgatcgaaagtaaaatcataagagtcagtcttagaaagtcacgcctagagttcggaagtagattgtaaagtgtattgatgttagaaaaaaaataaagttttctttttttatttttttacctcaaattccttttttattttgttattttacgtgacattttggcgatcctgccaggatagtgaaaagtgtttgttcggaaaccaaaagacattcattatctacggaagatcgaattatttgggactacggtcatccgcaacaacaaagtaactatcgcgaaccaagtgaagtaacaataaaaggtaaactgaattcctttgtacgttaccgtgaaagaaaatttcactTCAGTAGGCAAGACTCGTCTTcgtctgaaaattataaatcagcgCAATAATGTCTAAGGCAAACGAATCTCAAACTTCAACCTCAACTGACCCAATGTTGCGAGCAATATGGGACAGTATTCAAAAACAGAACGAGAACATTGCCCTTTTACGAGAGGAAATGTTACGTTTGTCTATGCAAAATGACGAAGAGAACAGACACAGGGCAGCAGAAATCGAGAATCTGGGAAAAACCGTCGCAGCGCTACGGACTGGGTTCGGATCCCCTACGACCGATGAATTTGCTTCCATTATCACCGAAGACAATGAAAGTGCGTCGACAGCAATCAATCGCACCGTGAATATGGCAAAAGCACGCAAACTGTCAGGGTTAGCAGCTCCAGACACCCCACCTGTCCACCTCGACATCGAACAACCCGAGGTGGAAGAAAGAGGCtattttccgcccgctcctcccactctacgagctaaggatgcaatacgctacatcccaacgctcaacggagatgatgatgtaggagttgaagacttcatcaaagaagtgagaagtatgaaggatcgctgtatggagcaagatctattgctaaaagcaataaaagtggaaaaaaaTCGTGGGGAAAGCAGCCCAAAGTATTCGCAACATTCCTATTGAGTGTTACAGTGATCTGTACGACGCACTGAGAAATAACTTAGCAGCATAAGTGACTTCGGATGAGTACCAAGAACAATTACGAGAGttgagacagggacgcgaggaatcagtgcaaagttttaatattcggTTTAGAAGAATACTCAACCGTTTGCTGTACGCAGTAACCAATGAGTACCCACAACCACTAACACGTAAAATTATGACTGAAGAAATCACGAAGAAGACTGTTCGTGTGTACCTAAAGGGACTCAGACGCGACATAGAGCGAATACTATTAAGCAGTGAACCCTTGCATCTTCCGGAAGCTGAAAAAAAGGCAGCCGATGTAGAACGCTACTTGCGAGAAGAACGACAACATAATTGGTCATGTAATCGCTTACCTTCGGTTAGTAATCGCCCCGACAACCAGCATATGCAGGTAAGACGATCAAATGTACCATCAAGATCGCCTAACACGCCAGTAGCTCAGAAACCTGCTACATTTAACCAAGTAGAAAATAGATCACCTGCTGAACGCGCGCAGATGAAGTGCTTCAAGTGCGGAAAGCTGGGACACATTGCCAACAAGTGTCAAAATTTTCTACCACCGAGCCAGCGCGATCGACCACCCGCAAGGATTCAGGCAGTCCAGGAATGGGACGAAATACAAGAAACAACATCGAACCAGGAGATGAACGAACCGTACGAGACATACGAGTCAACATCGCCACGGGAAGATTACTCGCAATACCTTTGTCAACCCGAACCGAAGAGCGAGTATTTCTGGTCGACACAGGAGCAGGGATAAACCTGGTGAAACGTAACAAAACTGTCAACGCGATACAAATAGGGcctaaacaaaaattttctatggacaagacgagacaaatacgaaactaacgaatacgtaacgaaacgaatttttgGACAAAATCACATTTTTCACATAATACCGAACAATTTCCCTATTATCGAAGACGGTATCATTGGGCTACCATGTTTAGAGAAGTATAAGTATTCAATatccaatgacaaaatccgattaaacgacaaaaccattttatttcagaaacCAATACATTTGACTTCTGGAGAAAACAGAGTTCAAACAATCTATTTGGAAGGTAAACCAACTAAAGTATGTTTTATCAACACTGGTGagcaaaacattgaaatttctagcaatattcaaaattctcatgacttttccaacgtatcaaaactaaaaagcctagtgagaacagatcacattgaaaaaccaatctgtgaatccatcgaaaagattatcctccattatattgacatctttaatttagaaaccgatcttttaccctgtactaatttaactcagcacacaatttcgttaaccaaagacaaaattattaacacacgatcgtatagaccaccggaatgtcaccgtgacgagatttcgcgacaaataggagacatgttgaagaaaaatattatagaagaatccgaatccccttataactctccggtatgggtagttccgaaaaaattagacgcctcaggaaaacagaaatggaggatagttatcgatttcaggaaactaaATGAACTCACAGAACAAAACGCTTACCCTTTACCTGATATAGACGACATTTTAACACAACTAGgaaacgcaaaattcttttcggcacttaatttatcctcaggattccatcaaattccaatgaacgagaaatctaaaaaatataccgctttttcgacaccgcaagggcattttcatttcaatcgaaTGCCATTCGGACTTAAAAACGCACCCGCTACCTTTCAAAGATTAATGGACAGAGCCTTAGCTGGACTTGTAGGAAAATACTGctttgtttatttggatgacatagtgatattcggaaaaacgattcaagaacataacgaaaacctcacgatagtatttcagagactCAGAGAATTAGGACTTAAATTGCAACCGGACAAATGTGAATTCataaaaccggaattagaatacttaggccatgtagtttcatccgaaggagtcaaaccaaaccccaagaaattagacgctgtaaaaaactttcgattaccccgcaatgccacggacgtgaaatcattcttaggtttagcaggttattaccgcaaatttattcgaaacttttccaaaatcgcGAAAAGCCTTACAGACTTAACAAAAAAGGACACACCATTCCATTGGACTGACAAACGCCAGATTAGCTTTGAtactttaaaagacaaactctgtaatTTCCCAATATTAGCTTATCCAGACTTTAACAAAACCTTTACCTTAACTaccgacgcaagtaacgaaggactAGGAGCAATACTGTCGCAAGACGGTCATCCTTGTTGTTACATTTCAAGAACACTGAATCCACCCGAACGAAACTATACCACGACAGAAAAGGAACTCTTAGCCATCTTATGGGCCGTGAAAAGATTAAGACAATATTTGTTAGGACGACGCTTCATTATTCGAACCGACCACCAAGCTCTTAAGTAGCTACACAATTGCAAAGACCCTTCTAGCAGACTGATTCGTTGGAGACTTAGACTCGAAGAATATGactatgaaatcgaatatacaaagggtaaagataacacagctgcagacgctttatctagagttcacgcagtaattcgcgacgaagtagttaacctcgacctagtaattgatcacactaattcattcaacgcatggaaagacaacaacgagaatccgaaactcttagaaattaaaccaaatgaccaaacattttaccaattaactcgaaacgacttaggagaatacgacgagacactttggatcagaagactttacaaaattcttaaagatacaacaaaaatcggcataggaaatagcgatttcactgaattagagaaaacacagattaaactcacgctaatatattttaacgacacgtacaagaaaattacttatgcacctaatcccatcttaaaactagacgaaaacgaaataatacaagcaataaaggaaaaccataacaacaccgtaggacatttagggatacagaaaacgtatcaacggatcaaggataaattcaaaatttccggacttttagaaagagtagaaaactttgtgaaaacatgcgacacatgtcaaaaggagaaactaacacgtatcagacccaaagaatccccacaaatctcagacacgccacttaaccctaacgacaaaatcgctatggacatcataggaccgatgacgaaaaccaaacgcggaaaccaatacatactttcaatacacgatgaacttacgaaatatctgatactagttccccttaaaacgcaacgaactgaatccataattaacgcgctcattgaacactatatttacatattttcggcaccaaaaacgatcctaacagattagggacaaaattttgttagtgatttaatgacgaaatttgaagaagcttttaaaatcaaacacatcaaaacaacttcatttcacccacaaagtaacggatccctcgaaagaacgcatgcctcagttaaagatttaattcgtactgcattacacgacaatgacaaagaatgggatgaagtacttaatttcatttgtttagggtacaacaccgcgaaacatgaaggaacaggattctctccctttgaattgacctttgggcgaaaagctaacttaccttccgcaatatccaaatttcccacacttacctatgatgatatgtacttactttggcaaaaacagttgaataaatattgggaaacagctcacaaaacacttattcagaataagcaacgatacaagcgagaccaagaaagaaagattgttaaaactcagactgtgtttaggaaaggagactttgttttaattcacaacgaccataaaagagataagttggacattgaatggttaggaccctacaggattaacgatgtgaaaactccttattacattatttctatCGACAATGCTAAGAAAAAGATACATGGTAACCGATTGAAAGCGTACTTTTTTCAGGATAATGCTGACCCTAGCACTAGTAACAATACCCTTAATTAGTTGCCTTAAATTCACGGGATAGGAATTACGCTTTGTAAACAAACCCAACCAATTCACGATCGAAAACTACAACATGATTACGCCTCTGAAATTATTAGCTTCTCGAAcactaacaaatattgtaaaattgctatatttaagattaacgaaataacttttgtacCATCACATGCAGAAAATCAATTCATAGCGATCCCTGAAAAAAAAGCGTAAACATATCCTTTGatctacatttaaataattccatTCTACTACGATCTTAGAGGACCAAGATCAATCTAACCAGGGgggtatgtcacgaccggcatacttcaaatccgacggactgacgatagagataaagcactcggcgacaatgtatatcgctgaagtgcctaatgaaccatcaacatcccaacggtccttccaccgaaggttctagaagaaagagcacgtggcaacgatcgcggacgcctagcaaatgcatggacggtggggatgttgagggatgacaaaagaaagtaatcggatccgatcgaaagtaaaatcataagagtcagtcttagaaagtcacgtctagagttcggaagtagattgtaaagtgtattgatgttagaaaaaaaataaagttttcttttttttattttttacctcaaattccttttttattttgttattttacgtgacaacaccatcggcgcctggatgaaccttgataactcggcccagaggccaatgcatggagggaacgttgtcctctctgaggatgacgattgtgcccttttggatgctgtgtccacccttgctccatttattgcggttggttagctcgttcaaatactccttatgccagcggttccaaaaatgttgtttaagctgttggatatgctgccatttggagagtcggttcgatggaatgtccctgaaatctcgatcacgtaagcacattaatgaatcgccaatgaggaaatgtccgggagtgagggctaggagatcatttggatcggtggagatagaagttagcgggcgggaattgaggactgcttctatttctatgataagagtattacggtgttaagctcatatgtttctgtttctccactcgcgctgcgccataatatcctttgatatttccgatcctctggtcgtacgaggaattgccgatacattttctcgatgtcgccagtgagtacgtactgatgagcgcggaatctaattaatatacaaaataaattgtgaattgagtcgagaatataggatttccccattttcatgattatcgtgatttttgtataaatatattttttaagatactaataattaggtacttataaattagtattatcaattattttgcatttataattccgcctctagtataagtgttaattgaaaactaactttatgtttcaaaaagtactagcaaagtcgttgagtaacaagccactgatgctaacacaaatagcattgtcgtaattaaatatttctaaatattcatttttcattttgaacctgtagaaacaatttattatatatactattagctaagtaattgcatatttaattaagtcgaaatataaaacttagttattttgataatttagaaaataaaaaactgacaaatatttcaatttaatttatggttggaacaaaagacagttatttttcattaattgaaatattgcaatgcagagtactttccaaaatacgccgagagtattcctgatggtgaaacgagcactgcttcatcgaacgcagctaaagaaaacaacatctatgtagttggtggtacgatgcctgaaatagagggcgataaattgtacaatacctgtactatttggggtcccgatggaactttgatagcaagacaccgaaaggtaagtaatatattcctttatggctttgaagttgaaaatattggggtgaagaaagtgactctatctaggaataatttaggaatatacatatgtacatacgtatactataaccaattctataatttacggtttataaaatacgttatgatacgggaaacgcccattcttgttgtaatgtgtttgttgttgtataaattttttacatacgaaaatacttattttttctcctttttaaacattattaaatgataagtttttttaataaaagaaagtgataaaaacgctgtcagttattaaataaaaaataattaaagtttaggagttggtaactttgatattaaattacaaaagttgcagcaatagaattagctaccacatttttatgttattaggtacatctattcgacatcgacattcctaataagattacttttcgagagagtgattcactcagtcctggtaactccctaacgacgttcgatgtgaagggctgcaaaataggtattggcatttgctatgatattagattcgaggaaatggcacgcatttatcggaacgaaggtacagtaacttaatcgatcaatacttaactagcaaaaaattaaatatctttcttaaatatattctatataaaattaatataatctgtaactctgtataaaaagaagcttaatttaaaaaaccagtatatttgctgaaaatgaaacaaataaaagaattaaaagcacaataagaggactgtcctcgcatattcagaaatgatggaatgtgaaccgtgcaactacgaagttaattggtattcggtggcttcatatttcctgctgctctgggttaggttgccaaatgctgatatatccagcggcattcaatatgaccactggaccactgcactggtcattacttcagcgtttca
It contains:
- the LOC143304673 gene encoding omega-amidase NIT2-like, which gives rise to MFREKPIHLTSGENRVQTIYLEGKPTKVCFINTEYFPKYAESIPDGETSTASSNAAKENNIYVVGGTMPEIEGDKLYNTCTIWGPDGTLIARHRKVHLFDIDIPNKITFRESDSLSPGNSLTTFDVKGCKIGIGICYDIRFEEMARIYRNEGCQMLIYPAAFNMTTGPLHWSLLQRFRANDNQLYVACISPARVP